One genomic region from Clostridium saccharobutylicum DSM 13864 encodes:
- a CDS encoding IS3 family transposase, translating into MEGSRKKAISTRIIQEYKYISIKELHEENGYPIADLCNLASIARSSYYKWINRSETELDKENSIILKEIVKLYEDVHGIYGYRRITMNINRLLNKQYNHKRIYRLMKSINMKSVIRKKRKSYLQSTPQITAENKLNREFYAKKPNEKWLTDVTEFKILNGQKAYLSAIFDLSDKSIISYVVGHSNNNQLVFDTLDLAVIANPTAKPLFHSDRGFQYTNRTFKAKLDKINATQSMSRVSRCIDNGPMEGFWGTLKCEMYYLQKFYTYEELRQAIDDYIVFYNTKRLQKNLKGLTPIEYRNQTLAS; encoded by the coding sequence ATTGAAGGAAGTAGAAAGAAGGCGATAAGCACTAGAATCATCCAAGAATATAAATATATTTCTATAAAAGAATTACATGAGGAAAATGGCTATCCAATAGCTGATTTATGCAATTTAGCTAGTATTGCACGATCATCTTACTACAAATGGATTAACCGTTCAGAGACTGAATTAGATAAAGAGAATTCAATAATACTAAAAGAAATTGTTAAGCTTTATGAAGATGTACATGGTATCTATGGATACCGTCGGATAACAATGAATATAAATCGACTTCTTAATAAACAGTATAATCATAAACGAATTTATAGATTAATGAAGTCTATTAACATGAAATCAGTTATAAGAAAAAAGAGAAAGTCTTATCTACAAAGTACTCCACAAATAACGGCAGAAAACAAATTAAATAGAGAATTCTATGCAAAGAAACCAAATGAAAAATGGTTAACAGATGTTACTGAGTTTAAGATACTTAATGGTCAAAAGGCTTACCTCAGTGCAATATTTGATTTATCTGATAAAAGCATTATTTCTTATGTGGTCGGTCACTCAAATAACAATCAACTTGTTTTTGATACACTTGACTTAGCAGTAATTGCTAATCCGACTGCAAAGCCACTTTTTCATAGTGATAGGGGATTTCAATATACTAATAGAACTTTCAAGGCTAAACTTGATAAGATTAATGCAACTCAAAGCATGTCACGTGTCAGTAGGTGTATCGACAACGGACCAATGGAAGGTTTTTGGGGAACTCTCAAATGCGAGATGTATTATTTGCAAAAATTTTATACTTATGAAGAATTAAGACAAGCGATTGATGATTACATAGTATTTTATAATACAAAGAGGTTACAGAAAAATTTAAAAGGTCTGACTCCAATTGAATATCGAAATCAGACCTTAGCTTCATAA
- a CDS encoding helix-turn-helix domain-containing protein, with amino-acid sequence MGRKEKVSIEEKLRAIKSYLSGEKSAAQICSDFSIHNQSFRNWIRKYNMNGENGLVVTHKNKIYSEEIKYMAIHDYLDGNGSLENICTKYEIPSIYSLQQWIKKYNSHKIFKSHNKQGDRIMTNGRKTTYEERIEIVAFCISNNDDYQATADKFKVSYQQVYTWVRKYKSNGYEELMDRRGKRKEPEELTESDKLSAQLKLIEAENRRLKMENDFLKKLKEVERRR; translated from the coding sequence ATGGGCAGAAAAGAAAAAGTTTCTATTGAAGAAAAGCTAAGAGCTATTAAATCTTACCTATCAGGTGAAAAAAGTGCTGCACAAATATGTTCTGATTTTAGCATCCATAATCAATCATTTAGGAATTGGATTCGTAAGTATAATATGAATGGTGAAAACGGATTAGTTGTTACTCATAAAAATAAAATTTATTCAGAAGAAATCAAATATATGGCAATTCATGATTATCTTGATGGCAACGGTTCATTGGAAAATATATGCACTAAATATGAAATTCCATCAATTTATAGTCTCCAACAATGGATTAAGAAGTATAATAGTCATAAGATATTTAAATCTCACAATAAGCAAGGGGATAGAATTATGACTAATGGAAGAAAAACCACTTATGAAGAAAGAATTGAGATTGTTGCATTCTGCATTTCGAATAATGATGATTATCAAGCCACTGCTGATAAATTTAAGGTTTCTTATCAACAAGTTTATACATGGGTAAGAAAATATAAATCTAATGGATATGAAGAGTTAATGGACCGTCGCGGTAAGCGTAAAGAGCCTGAGGAGCTTACTGAGTCTGATAAATTATCAGCACAACTAAAACTTATTGAAGCAGAAAATAGACGTTTAAAGATGGAGAATGATTTCTTAAAAAAATTGAAGGAAGTAGAAAGAAGGCGATAA
- a CDS encoding EndoU domain-containing protein — protein sequence MCGENSGNYLNQGVSKVKDYGKYSTSIDDKVKVIDKVDLPDWIRESYTDGNYRTVITEENIIFYRTYGGGAKLNGSFVTTSPAGNRINAKITTALVPDWKNSRQYEAVIEVPKGQILNIGKVEKQYTKTGKVSKMKGGGHGQANIDFLDKNGIEYNIEKEYPNGVRVGNVPDHKVKAKRSGMEQSWFPKAWSESDIQAAGEAVANMSGNTGVADGVAVFGEYNGVRVGVIRTNGKIATVFPDSAMQPGD from the coding sequence GTGTGTGGAGAGAATAGTGGAAATTATCTTAATCAGGGAGTTAGTAAAGTTAAAGATTATGGTAAGTATTCAACTAGTATTGATGATAAAGTAAAAGTGATTGATAAAGTAGACTTACCAGATTGGATAAGAGAATCATATACTGATGGTAATTACAGGACTGTAATTACAGAAGAAAACATCATATTTTATAGAACCTATGGAGGAGGAGCAAAACTTAATGGTTCATTTGTAACTACTAGTCCAGCTGGAAATAGAATAAATGCAAAAATAACTACTGCATTAGTACCTGATTGGAAAAATTCTAGACAATATGAGGCTGTTATAGAAGTACCAAAAGGACAAATATTAAATATAGGTAAAGTTGAAAAACAATATACAAAAACAGGGAAGGTATCTAAGATGAAAGGTGGAGGGCATGGGCAAGCTAACATTGACTTCTTAGATAAAAACGGAATTGAATATAATATTGAAAAAGAATATCCAAATGGTGTTAGGGTCGGAAATGTCCCTGACCACAAAGTTAAAGCAAAAAGAAGTGGAATGGAACAATCATGGTTCCCCAAAGCATGGTCTGAGAGTGATATACAAGCAGCAGGGGAAGCAGTAGCAAATATGTCGGGTAATACCGGTGTAGCAGATGGTGTAGCTGTATTTGGAGAATATAATGGTGTTAGAGTTGGGGTAATACGAACAAATGGTAAAATTGCAACTGTATTCCCAGACTCAGCAATGCAACCAGGTGATTAA
- a CDS encoding suppressor of fused domain protein, whose product MSIHNENKIIAKSAFDAFGGKPLVTKYWDDKKENSIDILSCSDRPYNGITSYSTIGLSSYSIGYKADTVPLRVEIVGACASGVDCFRNIVASCAFNIMNTKFKCYPGVIFENVVKFYMPDCFMKHILFISPFLWDDRLKTLSFEDKKVAWLLAIPISEEEFKYAKDKGSDALEELFEEKQIDIFNLNRKSIL is encoded by the coding sequence ATGAGTATACATAATGAAAATAAGATAATAGCAAAATCAGCTTTTGATGCGTTTGGAGGGAAGCCATTAGTTACAAAATATTGGGATGATAAAAAAGAGAATTCAATTGATATTCTCTCATGCAGTGATAGACCATATAATGGAATTACTTCGTATTCAACAATAGGTCTTTCAAGTTATTCTATTGGATATAAAGCAGATACTGTACCTTTGCGTGTCGAAATAGTGGGAGCATGTGCTTCGGGAGTTGATTGCTTTAGGAATATAGTAGCAAGTTGTGCATTCAATATAATGAACACTAAATTTAAATGTTATCCAGGAGTTATATTTGAAAATGTAGTAAAGTTTTATATGCCTGATTGTTTTATGAAACATATTTTGTTTATCTCACCTTTCCTTTGGGACGATAGGTTAAAAACTCTAAGTTTTGAAGACAAAAAAGTTGCTTGGCTACTTGCTATTCCAATTTCTGAAGAGGAGTTCAAGTATGCAAAGGATAAAGGTTCTGATGCATTAGAGGAACTTTTTGAGGAAAAACAAATAGATATTTTTAACTTAAACAGAAAATCGATATTATAA
- a CDS encoding CbrC family protein: MNIEEFKYFSNPIKNAEITDVKCQSCGSNENCLEGEYFDCGDDVVSVCLECLSKGKITVKIPDFIKNRIVNHLKETRYVKNDNQPEERADSLIDELSKNPPVPWIQYNDWPVCCGDFGRYLGEWGKDEIIKQAPDGNGKNYIISILDDFSRSKIDNVDYFWNDIGRNTAVFVFECINCSKYIAICQSY; encoded by the coding sequence ATGAATATTGAAGAATTTAAGTATTTTAGTAATCCGATAAAAAATGCGGAAATTACAGATGTGAAATGTCAATCTTGTGGATCAAATGAAAATTGTCTTGAAGGAGAATATTTTGACTGTGGTGATGATGTAGTTTCGGTTTGTCTTGAATGTTTATCAAAAGGTAAAATCACGGTGAAAATTCCTGATTTTATAAAAAATAGGATTGTAAATCACTTAAAAGAAACTAGGTATGTGAAAAATGACAACCAACCAGAAGAAAGAGCAGATAGTTTAATAGACGAATTAAGTAAGAATCCTCCAGTACCTTGGATTCAATATAATGATTGGCCAGTATGCTGTGGTGACTTTGGTAGATATTTAGGTGAATGGGGAAAGGATGAAATAATCAAGCAGGCTCCAGATGGAAATGGAAAGAATTATATTATATCTATCTTGGATGATTTTAGTAGGAGTAAGATTGATAATGTTGATTACTTTTGGAATGACATTGGGAGAAACACTGCAGTATTTGTTTTTGAATGCATTAATTGTTCAAAATATATTGCCATATGTCAAAGTTATTAG